The following proteins are co-located in the Citrobacter freundii ATCC 8090 = MTCC 1658 = NBRC 12681 genome:
- a CDS encoding MFS transporter, with amino-acid sequence MNDYKMTPGELRATWGLGTVFSLRMLGMFMVLPVLTTYGMALQGASEALIGLAIGIYGLAQAVFQIPFGLLSDRIGRKPLIVGGLAVFVLGSVIAALSDSIWGIILGRALQGSGAIAAAVMALLSDLTREQNRTKAMAFIGVSFGITFAIAMVLGPIVTHALGLHALFWMIAALATTGIVLTIWVVPNSTSHVLNRESGMVKDSFSKVLAEPKLLKLNFGIMCLHILLMSTFVALPGQLAKAGFPAAEHWKIYLVTMLLSFVSVVPFIIYAEVKRKMKRVFLACVLLILIAEIVLWSANVRFWGLIAGVQIFFLAFNLMEALLPSLISKESPAGYKGTAMGVYSTSQFLGVAIGGSLGGWVVEMFDGQAVFLASALLAAVWLIVASTMKEPPYVSSLRVEIPPEIAADDTLKQRLLAKEGISEVLIVAKEHSAYVKIDSKVTNRFEVEQAISQT; translated from the coding sequence ATGAACGATTACAAAATGACGCCCGGTGAGTTGCGCGCCACCTGGGGTTTAGGGACCGTATTCTCGTTGCGCATGCTTGGCATGTTTATGGTTCTACCGGTTCTGACCACGTACGGTATGGCGCTACAGGGCGCCAGCGAAGCGTTGATTGGCCTTGCCATCGGCATTTACGGCCTGGCGCAAGCCGTCTTCCAGATCCCCTTTGGTCTGCTCTCTGACCGCATTGGTCGTAAGCCGCTTATTGTCGGCGGACTGGCGGTATTCGTTCTCGGCAGCGTGATTGCCGCGCTCTCCGATTCAATCTGGGGCATTATTCTTGGTCGCGCATTGCAAGGTTCCGGAGCAATTGCCGCGGCCGTGATGGCGCTGCTTTCCGACTTAACCCGCGAGCAAAACCGCACCAAAGCGATGGCGTTTATCGGCGTCAGCTTTGGTATCACCTTTGCCATTGCGATGGTGCTGGGGCCAATCGTTACCCATGCGCTGGGGCTCCACGCGCTGTTCTGGATGATTGCCGCCCTTGCTACCACGGGTATCGTGCTGACCATTTGGGTCGTTCCCAATAGCACCAGCCACGTACTAAACCGTGAATCGGGCATGGTAAAAGATAGCTTCAGCAAAGTGCTGGCGGAGCCCAAACTGCTGAAGCTCAATTTCGGCATTATGTGCCTGCACATTTTGCTGATGTCCACTTTCGTCGCGTTACCAGGACAACTGGCGAAAGCCGGTTTCCCCGCCGCAGAACACTGGAAAATTTATCTGGTGACGATGCTGCTATCCTTTGTTTCCGTGGTGCCGTTCATCATTTACGCCGAAGTGAAGCGCAAGATGAAACGCGTGTTCCTCGCCTGCGTGTTACTGATCCTTATTGCAGAGATTGTATTGTGGAGCGCTAACGTGCGTTTCTGGGGCCTGATTGCGGGGGTGCAGATTTTCTTCCTCGCCTTCAACCTGATGGAAGCTCTCCTCCCCTCGCTTATCAGCAAAGAATCGCCTGCGGGTTACAAAGGCACGGCAATGGGTGTTTACTCCACCAGCCAGTTTCTTGGCGTGGCGATTGGCGGTTCGCTCGGCGGTTGGGTGGTTGAAATGTTTGATGGTCAGGCCGTATTTCTGGCCAGTGCGCTGCTGGCGGCAGTTTGGTTGATTGTGGCAAGCACAATGAAAGAGCCGCCGTATGTCAGCAGCCTGCGTGTGGAAATTCCACCAGAAATTGCCGCAGATGACACGTTAAAGCAGCGCCTGCTGGCAAAAGAAGGAATAAGCGAAGTGTTAATTGTGGCGAAAGAGCATTCGGCCTACGTGAAAATCGACAGCAAAGTCACCAATCGATTTGAGGTTGAGCAGGCCATCAGCCAGACGTGA
- the yajL gene encoding protein deglycase YajL: MSAQALVCLAPGSEETEAVTTIDLLVRGGIKVTTASVASDGNLTIVCSRGVKLLADAPLVEVADGDFDIIVLPGGIKGAECFRDSPLLVETVKQFHRSGRIVAAICAAAATVLVPHDIFPIGNMTGYPALKDQIPADQWQDKRVVWDPRVNLLTSQGPGTSIDFGLKIIDLLVSREKAYEVASQLVMAAGIYNYYE; encoded by the coding sequence ATGAGCGCTCAAGCACTGGTATGTCTCGCCCCTGGTAGTGAAGAAACCGAAGCGGTTACTACTATCGATCTACTGGTTCGCGGCGGAATTAAGGTCACAACCGCCAGCGTCGCCAGCGATGGCAACCTGACGATCGTGTGCTCGCGCGGTGTGAAACTGCTGGCGGATGCGCCATTAGTCGAAGTTGCTGACGGCGATTTCGACATTATCGTACTGCCGGGCGGTATTAAAGGCGCCGAGTGTTTTCGCGACAGCCCTCTGCTGGTCGAAACCGTGAAGCAGTTTCATCGCTCCGGACGCATTGTCGCGGCAATCTGTGCCGCGGCTGCCACCGTCCTCGTCCCACACGACATTTTTCCCATCGGCAACATGACCGGCTACCCGGCGCTGAAAGACCAAATCCCCGCTGATCAATGGCAGGACAAGCGCGTCGTATGGGATCCGCGCGTCAACCTGTTAACCAGCCAGGGACCGGGAACCTCAATCGATTTCGGTTTGAAAATCATTGATCTTCTGGTCAGTCGTGAAAAGGCTTACGAAGTTGCATCACAACTGGTGATGGCAGCGGGAATCTATAACTACTACGAGTAA
- a CDS encoding YajQ family cyclic di-GMP-binding protein, whose translation MPSFDIVSEVDLQEARNAVDNASREVESRFDFRGVEATFELNESNKTIKVLSESDFQVNQLLDILRAKLMKRGIEGTSLDVPETFVHSGKTWFVEAKLKQGIESAVQKKIVKLIKDSKLKVQAQIQGEEIRVTGKARDDLQSVMALVRGGDLGQPFQFKNFRD comes from the coding sequence ATGCCATCTTTCGATATTGTCTCTGAAGTTGATCTTCAGGAAGCCCGTAACGCGGTGGATAACGCCAGCCGTGAAGTCGAGTCACGCTTTGATTTTCGTGGCGTTGAAGCCACTTTTGAGCTGAATGAGTCAAATAAGACGATTAAGGTGCTGAGCGAGTCTGATTTTCAGGTTAATCAGCTGCTGGATATTTTGCGTGCCAAGCTGATGAAACGCGGTATTGAAGGCACCTCGCTGGACGTACCAGAAACTTTCGTGCACAGCGGTAAAACCTGGTTTGTTGAAGCTAAGCTGAAGCAGGGCATTGAAAGCGCGGTGCAAAAGAAAATCGTTAAGCTGATCAAAGACAGCAAGCTGAAGGTGCAGGCGCAGATTCAGGGTGAAGAAATTCGTGTGACCGGTAAGGCGCGTGACGATCTGCAATCCGTCATGGCGCTGGTTCGCGGTGGCGATCTCGGCCAGCCGTTCCAGTTTAAAAACTTCCGTGATTAA
- the panE gene encoding 2-dehydropantoate 2-reductase: MKITVLGCGALGQLWLTALCKHGHEVQGWLRVPQPYCSVNLIDTDGSVFNESLTANDPDFLAKSDLLLVTLKAWQVSDAVKGLSAILPETTPILLIHNGMGTIEELHNIKQPLLMGTTTHAARRDGNVIIHVAQGTTRIGPAREQDGDFSYLAETLQEVLPDVAWHNTIRAELWRKLAVNCVINPLTALWDCPNGELRHHPEKIALICEEVAAVIEREGHHTSADDLRYYVEQVIDSTAENISSMLQDIRAMRHTEIDYITGYLLKRARAHGIAVPENARLFEMVKRKESEYERSSTGMSRPW; this comes from the coding sequence ATGAAAATTACCGTACTGGGATGTGGAGCGTTAGGACAGCTATGGCTTACAGCGCTGTGCAAACATGGACATGAGGTGCAAGGGTGGCTGCGCGTACCGCAACCCTACTGCAGCGTAAACCTGATCGACACGGATGGCTCAGTTTTTAATGAATCCCTGACGGCAAATGACCCCGACTTTTTGGCAAAAAGTGACCTGCTGCTGGTCACCCTGAAGGCCTGGCAGGTTTCTGATGCGGTAAAAGGCCTGTCTGCAATTCTGCCTGAAACCACGCCCATTCTGCTTATTCACAACGGCATGGGGACGATTGAAGAGTTACATAACATTAAGCAACCCTTGCTGATGGGTACCACCACCCACGCAGCACGCCGTGACGGGAACGTCATCATTCATGTCGCTCAGGGAACAACGCGTATTGGGCCGGCGCGTGAGCAAGACGGCGATTTCAGCTATCTGGCTGAAACCCTGCAAGAGGTGCTGCCGGACGTCGCCTGGCACAACACCATTCGCGCCGAGCTGTGGCGCAAGCTGGCCGTCAACTGCGTCATTAACCCGCTGACCGCATTATGGGATTGCCCAAACGGTGAGCTACGCCATCATCCTGAAAAAATAGCGCTCATCTGTGAGGAAGTAGCAGCGGTGATCGAACGCGAAGGCCACCACACATCAGCGGATGATTTACGCTATTATGTCGAGCAAGTGATTGACAGTACGGCGGAAAATATCTCATCTATGCTGCAGGACATTCGCGCCATGCGTCATACCGAGATCGACTACATTACCGGTTATTTGTTAAAACGTGCACGCGCGCACGGCATCGCCGTTCCGGAAAATGCCCGCCTGTTTGAAATGGTTAAAAGAAAGGAAAGTGAGTATGAGCGCTCAAGCACTGGTATGTCTCGCCCCTGGTAG